A stretch of the Solanum dulcamara chromosome 6, daSolDulc1.2, whole genome shotgun sequence genome encodes the following:
- the LOC129893309 gene encoding phospholipid:diacylglycerol acyltransferase 1-like, translating to MSILRRRKGTENKKTSDSEPEYEEFKEEKSSNGGSRRLRRSRRWSCVDGCCWFVGCICSIWWFLLFLYNAMPASFPQYVTEAITGPLPDPPGVKLAKEGLRAKHPVVFVPGIVTGGLELWEGHQCAEGLFRKRLWGGTFGELYKRPLCWVEHMSLDNETGLDPSGIRIRPVSGLVAADYFAPGYFVWAVLIANLARIGYEEKNMYMAAYDWRISFQNTEVRDQTLSRIKSNIELMVASSGGKKVVIIPHSMGVLYFLHFMKWVEAPAPMGGGGGSDWCAKHLKAIMNIGGPFLGVPKAVSGLFSAEAKDIAAARSMAPSFLESEMFNFQTLQHVMRMTRTWDSTMSMIPKGGDTIWGGLDWSPEEGYECNEKKSKSNSTLAAESDRTKRSVNATRVKYGRIISFGKHVADLHSSEIERIDFRDALKGKSRANSTCRDAWTEYHDMGIGGVKAVADYKVYTAGSVLDLLHFVAPKLMKRGSAHFSYGIADDLDDKKYEHYKYWSNPLETKLPNAPGMEIFSMYGVGIPTERAYVYKLSPAGDCYIPFQIDTSAEGGSESPCLKGGVFHIDGDETVPILSAGYMCVKGWRGKTRFNPSGIRTFIREYNHAPPANLLEGRGTQSGAHVDIMGNFALIEDIIRVAAGATGEDLGGDQVYSGIFKWSERIKLKL from the exons ATGTCAATACTAAGGCGTAGGAAGGGCACAGAAAACAAGAAAACATCGGATTCAGAGCCGGAATATGAAGAATTTAAGGAGGAGAAGAGTAGTAATGGAGGTTCCAGGAGGTTAAGGAGGAGTAGGAGATGGAGTTGTGTggatggttgttgttggtttgttGGTTGTATATGTTCAATATGGTGGTTTTTGTTGTTTCTTTACAACGCAATGCCGGCATCCTTTCCGCAGTATGTGACGGAGGCGATAACAGGGCCATTGCCGGATCCACCAGGAGTCAAATTGGCTAAGGAAGGGTTAAGGGCTAAGCATCCAGTGGTATTTGTACCTGGGATTGTGACTGGTGGACTTGAGTTGTGGGAAGGACATCAATGTGCTGAAGGTTTGTTTAGGAAGAGGCTCTGGGGTGGTACTTTTGGTGAATTGTACAAAAG ACCCCTTTGCTGGGTGGAGCATAtgtcacttgataatgaaactGGATTGGATCCTTCTGGTATAAGGATTAGGCCCGTCTCTGGGCTTGTTGCAGCTGATTACTTTGCTCCAGGTTATTTTGTTTGGGCTGTTTTAATTGCCAATTTGGCTCGCATTGGATATGAGGAGAAAAACATGTATATGGCTGCCTATGATTGGAGGATCTCATTTCAGAACACTGAG GTGCGAGATCAAACTCTAAGCAGGATTAAAAGTAACATAGAACTCATGGTGGCTTCGAGTGGTGGGAAAAAGGTGGTTATAATTCCGCACTCAATGGGTGTTCTATACTTCTTGCATTTCATGAAATGGGTAGAGGCGCCAGCTCCAATGGGTGGAGGAGGTGGATCAGACTGGTGTGCTAAACATTTAAAAGCAATAATGAACATTGGAGGACCTTTTTTGGGTGTACCAAAAGCAGTCTCAGGATTATTCTCAGCTGAAGCCAAGGATATTGCTGCTGCCAG GTCAATGGCCCCAAGTTTTTTGGAAAGTGAAatgttcaactttcaaactttaCAACATGTAATGCGAATGACTCGTACATGGGATTCAACAATGTCAATGATACCTAAAGGTGGGGACACAATATGGGGCGGACTGGATTGGTCCCCAGAAGAAGGGTATGAGTGTAATGAAAAGAAGTCAAAGAGCAATAGCACCCTGGCAGCAGAGAGTGACAGGACAAAAAGGTCGGTTAATGCTACTCGTGTGAAGTACGGAAGAATAATATCGTTTGGGAAGCATGTGGCTGACTTGCACTCATCAGAGATTGAGAGGATTGACTTCAGA GATGCTCTTAAAGGTAAAAGTCGTGCCAATTCCACTTGCCGTGATGCGTGGACTGAGTACCATGATATGGGTATTGGAGGTGTCAAAGCTGTTGCAGATTACAAAGTTTACACAGCTGGATCTGTTTTGGATCTTCTTCATTTTGTTGCACCAAAGTTGATGAAGCGTGGTAGTGCTCATTTTTCATATGGAATTGCTGATGATCTGGATGACAAAAAATATGAACACTACAAATATTGGTCAAATCCCCTGGAAACAAA ATTGCCCAATGCACCAGGGATGGAGATCTTCTCAATGTATGGAGTTGGAATTCCAACTGAAAGAGCATATGTCTACAAACTAAGTCCTGCTGGAGATTGCTATATTCCTTTCCAGATAGACACTTCGGCCGAGGGTGGAAGCGAAAGTCCTTGCTTGAAAGGCGGTGTCTTTCATATTGATGGGGATGAGACCGTACCTATTCTAAGTGCAGGTTACATGTGTGTGAAAGGGTGGAGAGGAAAGACCCGATTCAATCCATCAGGCATCCGTACATTTATAAGAGAGTACAATCACGCCCCTCCAGCTAATCTTTTAGAGGGCAGGGGAACGCAAAGTGGTGCTCATGTTGATATAATGGGAAATTTTGCACTTATTGAAGATATCATTAGAGTagctgctggggctactggagaaGACCTGGGGGGAGATCAAGTGTACTCGGGTATTTTCAAGTGGTCTGAAAGGATTAAACTGAAACTTTAG